A single window of Achromobacter xylosoxidans DNA harbors:
- a CDS encoding phosphoribosyltransferase, giving the protein MSAPTSDDSHLWVTWDDYNRLIERLALQVHQSGWEFDKILCLARGGMRVGDVMSRIFDVPLGILATSSYREAAGTKQGDMDIAQFITITRGTLSGRVLLVDDMVDTGKTFMKVYDHLKSQFADITELRSAVLWWKGHSQAQPDYYVDKLPTNPWIHQPFEDYDSLRPHQLEAWIRKGSKG; this is encoded by the coding sequence ATGAGCGCGCCAACCAGTGACGATAGCCATCTGTGGGTGACGTGGGACGACTACAACCGCTTGATCGAGCGCCTGGCCTTGCAGGTGCATCAGTCCGGTTGGGAGTTCGACAAGATTCTGTGCCTGGCGCGTGGTGGCATGCGCGTGGGCGACGTCATGTCCCGCATTTTTGATGTGCCGTTGGGCATTCTGGCGACCAGCAGCTACCGCGAAGCTGCGGGCACCAAGCAGGGCGATATGGATATCGCGCAGTTCATCACCATTACGCGCGGCACGCTGTCCGGGCGGGTGTTGCTGGTGGACGACATGGTGGATACCGGCAAGACGTTCATGAAGGTGTACGACCACCTCAAGAGCCAGTTCGCCGACATCACCGAATTGCGCAGCGCCGTGCTGTGGTGGAAGGGGCATTCCCAGGCGCAGCCCGACTATTACGTCGACAAGCTGCCGACCAACCCCTGGATCCACCAGCCGTTCGAGGATTACGACAGCCTGCGTCCGCACCAGCTGGAAGCCTGGATCCGCAAGGGTTCCAAGGGCTGA
- the rpsU gene encoding 30S ribosomal protein S21 — translation MPIVRLKENEPFEAALRRFKRTIEKTGLLTELRSREFYEKPTAERKRKHAAAVKRHYKRIRSQQLPPRLY, via the coding sequence ATGCCTATCGTTCGACTGAAGGAAAACGAACCGTTTGAAGCCGCTCTGCGCCGCTTCAAGCGCACCATCGAAAAGACCGGTTTGCTCACCGAACTGCGTTCGCGCGAGTTCTATGAGAAGCCCACGGCCGAGCGCAAGCGCAAGCACGCCGCCGCTGTGAAGCGCCACTACAAGCGCATCCGTAGCCAGCAACTGCCCCCGCGCCTGTATTGA
- the dnaG gene encoding DNA primase has translation MIPESFIQELLARVDVVDVVGRYVQLRKGGANLLGLCPFHNEKSPSFTVSPTKQFYHCFGCGAHGSAITFLMEHTGASFPEAVRTLAASAGMTVPEENRSPRQQQETARRKAEESRHTQVLDAAQAHYLKQLRASPAAIRYLKQRGLTGEIAAHFGLGWSGTDRHGLSQVFPNYEDPTLVESGLVIESEDGRRYDRFRERIMFPIRNARGSLIGFGGRIIGKGEPKYLNSPETPLFSKGQELYGLWEARQAIRQEGQVIVVEGYMDVVGLAQQGIANAVATLGTATTPDHVKKLLRTSDKVIFSFDGDGAGRRAAWRALQACLPVLRDDIAIRFLFLPSEHDPDSYVRELGAEAFRACLGEAVALSRFLLDELASRHNMDEAEGRASCLHEAKPLLASIPECALRVQIEREMAKLVQLTPEEMAQVLAQQPAKPFGAPAKPAPVEGGGGAAAALHDGAPADAGYDFGGHDFHDIPADDGEYVDYGQFSSPSGEQGGGWNAGAGKQDWKGKGDWKGKGDWKGKGDWKGGKGNWKGKRDDVGGFEGRRTMPSLAKRLLSLLLAHPELVDSMGDQQLEVIDHGPHLGLVRDLIMLAQSSGARHVGALLEAAEPDSDLATVLKGLRVDILSQEDLPDPQTEWDDALRRIEFDSAKAEMAKLAASGLATEEARKRYLELSSRMLVLKGAGIR, from the coding sequence TTGATTCCAGAATCATTCATCCAGGAATTACTCGCCCGGGTCGACGTCGTCGATGTAGTCGGGCGATACGTGCAGTTGCGAAAGGGTGGGGCCAACCTGCTTGGCCTGTGCCCCTTTCATAACGAAAAAAGTCCGTCGTTCACTGTCAGCCCCACCAAGCAGTTCTATCACTGCTTCGGTTGCGGAGCCCACGGCAGCGCCATCACCTTCCTGATGGAACACACGGGCGCCAGTTTCCCCGAAGCCGTGCGCACGCTCGCGGCTTCGGCGGGAATGACGGTCCCCGAAGAAAATCGCAGTCCGCGCCAGCAGCAGGAAACCGCGCGCCGCAAGGCCGAGGAGTCCCGCCATACGCAAGTGCTGGACGCCGCCCAGGCCCATTACCTGAAGCAGTTGCGCGCATCGCCCGCGGCGATCCGTTATCTGAAGCAACGTGGCCTGACCGGCGAGATCGCGGCGCATTTCGGCTTGGGCTGGTCCGGCACGGACCGGCACGGGCTGTCGCAGGTTTTTCCCAATTACGAAGATCCCACGCTGGTGGAATCAGGGCTTGTCATCGAATCCGAGGATGGCCGCCGCTACGACCGCTTCCGCGAACGGATCATGTTCCCGATCCGCAATGCGCGCGGCAGCCTGATCGGCTTTGGCGGCCGCATCATCGGCAAGGGCGAGCCCAAGTACCTGAATTCGCCGGAAACCCCGCTGTTTTCCAAGGGCCAGGAGCTGTACGGCTTGTGGGAGGCCCGCCAGGCGATCCGGCAGGAAGGGCAGGTCATCGTGGTCGAAGGCTACATGGACGTGGTCGGATTGGCGCAGCAAGGTATCGCCAACGCCGTCGCCACGCTGGGTACCGCGACCACGCCGGATCACGTCAAGAAGCTGCTGCGCACCAGCGACAAGGTGATTTTCAGTTTCGACGGCGACGGCGCGGGCCGCCGCGCCGCGTGGCGCGCCTTGCAGGCATGCCTGCCGGTGTTGCGCGACGACATCGCCATCCGCTTCCTGTTCCTGCCGAGCGAGCATGACCCGGATTCGTATGTGCGCGAACTGGGCGCCGAAGCCTTCCGCGCCTGCCTGGGCGAGGCGGTGGCGCTGTCGCGTTTCCTGCTGGACGAACTCGCATCGCGTCACAACATGGACGAGGCCGAAGGCCGCGCCAGCTGCCTGCATGAGGCCAAGCCCCTGCTGGCGTCGATTCCGGAATGCGCCTTGCGCGTGCAGATCGAGCGCGAGATGGCCAAGCTGGTGCAACTGACGCCCGAGGAAATGGCCCAGGTGCTGGCGCAGCAACCCGCCAAGCCGTTCGGCGCGCCGGCCAAGCCGGCGCCTGTCGAAGGGGGCGGGGGTGCCGCCGCGGCATTGCACGATGGCGCGCCCGCGGATGCCGGTTACGACTTCGGCGGCCATGACTTCCACGACATCCCGGCCGATGATGGCGAATACGTCGACTACGGCCAGTTTTCCTCGCCAAGCGGGGAGCAGGGCGGCGGCTGGAATGCCGGCGCGGGCAAGCAGGACTGGAAAGGCAAGGGCGATTGGAAGGGCAAAGGCGACTGGAAGGGCAAGGGTGACTGGAAGGGCGGCAAGGGCAACTGGAAGGGCAAGCGCGATGACGTTGGCGGTTTCGAAGGGCGCCGCACCATGCCGTCATTGGCCAAGCGTCTGTTGAGCCTGTTGCTGGCCCATCCCGAACTGGTGGACTCGATGGGGGACCAGCAGCTTGAAGTCATCGACCACGGCCCCCATCTAGGATTGGTAAGGGACCTGATCATGCTGGCCCAATCCAGCGGGGCGCGCCATGTCGGGGCCCTGTTGGAAGCCGCCGAGCCCGACTCCGATCTGGCGACGGTGCTCAAGGGGTTGCGGGTCGATATCCTGTCCCAGGAGGACCTGCCCGACCCGCAGACCGAGTGGGACGACGCGCTGCGGCGGATCGAATTCGATTCGGCCAAGGCGGAAATGGCCAAGCTGGCGGCATCTGGCCTGGCGACGGAAGAGGCGCGCAAGCGCTACCTGGAACTGTCGAGCCGCATGTTGGTGCTCAAGGGTGCCGGCATACGCTAA
- the rpoD gene encoding RNA polymerase sigma factor RpoD encodes MTKSTGKSSSAIDATDTLATKAKRVVSMAAEKAPAKTAVKVAKPAAKTAAKKAAAKTAAADKPEKVTKARAKKAEDKLADLVGSARPAPSGRRPGRPAKNANNDSDGFDDTMDGEGEVLPDLKPPKRGGKRGKADPKDLIARGPVSAEEYEARRNRLKQLIKLGKDRGYLTYGEINDHLPDDLVDAEAIDGIISTFSDMGIAVYDQAPDAETLLMSENAPVASNDDDVEDEAEAALTTVDSDFGRTTDPVRMYMREMGSVELLTREGEIEIAKRIEDGLKHMVMAISACPTTINEILAHVLRVREGQAQIDEVVDGLVDPEDGEEYAGAGVSADEDESDDGPAGGMSSKQLEDLRVKALAKFDEVGKQFDKMRLSYEKDGYKSDIYVRAQESIQNELMGIRFTAKMVEKLADTLRNQVEEVRQLERAVLHTCVDRAGMPRTHFIKVFPGNETNLQWVVDEVAAGHPYAETLERQIPAVQELQQKLIDLQTRVVLPLKDLKDVNKRMATGEAKARKAKREMTEANLRLVISIAKKYTNRGLQFLDLIQEGNIGLMKAVDKFEYRRGYKFSTYATWWIRQAITRSIADQARTIRIPVHMIETINKMNRISRQILQETGAEPDPATLAQKMDMPEDKIRKILKIAKEPISMETPIGDDDDSHLGDFIEDTSTLAPSDAALHGSMRDVVKEVLDSLTPREAKVLRMRFGIEMSTDQTLEEVGKQFDVTRERIRQIEAKALRKLRHPSRADKLKSFLEGQ; translated from the coding sequence ATGACCAAATCCACCGGCAAATCCTCCTCTGCAATTGATGCGACCGACACGCTGGCCACCAAGGCCAAGCGCGTCGTCAGCATGGCGGCGGAAAAAGCGCCCGCCAAGACGGCGGTGAAGGTCGCCAAGCCTGCCGCGAAGACGGCCGCCAAGAAGGCGGCCGCCAAGACGGCGGCGGCGGACAAGCCCGAGAAGGTGACCAAGGCCCGCGCCAAGAAGGCCGAGGACAAGCTCGCCGACCTGGTCGGCAGCGCGCGCCCGGCCCCCAGCGGCCGCCGCCCGGGCCGCCCGGCCAAGAATGCCAACAACGATTCCGACGGTTTCGACGACACCATGGACGGCGAAGGCGAAGTCCTGCCGGACCTGAAGCCGCCCAAGCGTGGCGGCAAGCGCGGCAAGGCCGATCCCAAGGACCTGATCGCCCGCGGCCCCGTCTCGGCCGAGGAATATGAAGCGCGCCGCAACCGCCTCAAGCAGCTCATCAAGCTGGGCAAGGACCGCGGCTACCTGACGTACGGCGAAATCAACGACCATCTGCCTGACGACCTGGTCGACGCCGAAGCCATCGACGGCATCATCAGCACGTTCAGCGACATGGGTATCGCGGTCTACGACCAGGCCCCCGACGCCGAAACGTTGCTGATGAGCGAAAACGCGCCGGTCGCGTCCAACGACGACGACGTCGAAGACGAAGCCGAAGCCGCGCTGACCACCGTGGATTCGGATTTCGGCCGCACTACCGACCCCGTGCGTATGTACATGCGCGAAATGGGCTCGGTGGAACTGCTGACGCGCGAAGGCGAAATCGAAATCGCCAAGCGCATCGAAGACGGCCTGAAGCACATGGTCATGGCCATCTCGGCCTGCCCGACCACCATCAACGAGATCCTCGCCCACGTCCTGCGCGTGCGTGAAGGCCAGGCGCAGATCGACGAAGTGGTCGACGGCCTGGTGGATCCGGAAGACGGCGAGGAATACGCGGGCGCCGGTGTCTCGGCCGACGAAGACGAGAGCGACGACGGCCCCGCCGGCGGCATGTCCAGCAAGCAGCTGGAAGACCTGCGCGTGAAGGCGCTGGCCAAGTTCGACGAGGTCGGCAAGCAGTTCGACAAGATGCGCCTGTCGTACGAGAAGGACGGCTACAAGTCGGACATCTACGTGCGCGCGCAGGAGTCGATCCAGAACGAACTGATGGGCATCCGCTTCACCGCCAAGATGGTCGAGAAGCTGGCCGACACGCTGCGCAACCAGGTGGAAGAAGTGCGCCAGCTCGAACGCGCCGTCCTGCACACGTGTGTGGACCGTGCCGGCATGCCGCGCACGCATTTCATCAAGGTGTTCCCGGGCAACGAAACCAACCTGCAGTGGGTCGTCGACGAAGTGGCTGCCGGCCATCCGTACGCCGAAACGCTGGAGCGCCAGATCCCCGCCGTGCAGGAACTGCAGCAGAAGCTGATCGACCTGCAGACCCGCGTGGTGCTGCCGCTCAAGGACCTGAAGGACGTCAACAAGCGCATGGCCACCGGCGAAGCCAAGGCCCGCAAGGCCAAGCGCGAAATGACCGAGGCCAACCTGCGCCTGGTGATCTCGATCGCCAAGAAGTACACGAACCGCGGCCTGCAGTTCCTGGACCTGATCCAGGAAGGCAACATCGGCCTGATGAAGGCCGTGGACAAGTTCGAGTACCGTCGCGGCTACAAGTTCTCGACCTACGCGACGTGGTGGATCCGTCAGGCCATCACGCGTTCCATCGCCGACCAGGCGCGCACCATCCGTATTCCGGTCCACATGATCGAAACGATCAACAAGATGAACCGGATCAGCCGCCAGATCCTGCAGGAAACCGGCGCCGAGCCGGATCCCGCGACCCTGGCGCAGAAGATGGACATGCCCGAGGACAAGATCCGCAAGATCCTGAAGATCGCCAAGGAGCCGATCTCCATGGAAACGCCGATCGGGGACGACGACGATTCGCACCTGGGCGATTTCATCGAGGACACCTCCACCCTGGCGCCTTCGGACGCGGCGCTGCATGGTTCCATGCGCGACGTGGTCAAGGAAGTGCTAGACTCTCTGACCCCGCGGGAAGCCAAGGTGCTGCGCATGCGTTTCGGTATCGAAATGAGCACCGACCAGACCCTGGAAGAAGTGGGCAAGCAGTTCGACGTCACGCGTGAGCGCATCCGCCAAATAGAGGCCAAAGCGCTGCGCAAGCTGCGTCACCCGAGCCGGGCCGACAAGCTGAAGAGCTTCCTGGAAGGGCAGTAA
- a CDS encoding glycosyltransferase family 4 protein → MQILHTLSGSNLGGLEFRVLDQARWLREQGHAVAIAAPPGSETLKLARSWGLATIGMNFRSPYSWSGMLKLRRLVKDLRIQVIDAHGTSDAKATALCRDLCSLVRTWHFARPLGTCWRRRLEWRLGCHRVITTSQGGAQDIVTAGFAAQDRISVVGEWADHGFFVGADKLERRQAARRELGLDPAAFVVATIGMLRPDKRQEDLLRVVHLLRQRGLPAHALVVGMPTRGTMAYGQKLQELVAELGIGGCVTFAGHREDIASVIHAADAVLVPSVNEAWSRVVPEAYAARCPVVASAVGGLPEIVHPGSTGWLAPVGDIAGFAERLAWIWSHPEQAARIAEQARAFADRHLVLSQKMAETLSAYEAAMDEARMVRSGAVAA, encoded by the coding sequence ATGCAAATTCTGCACACGCTTTCTGGCTCGAACCTGGGTGGCTTGGAGTTCCGCGTCCTGGATCAGGCCCGCTGGCTGCGGGAGCAGGGCCACGCCGTGGCGATTGCCGCGCCGCCAGGAAGCGAAACCCTGAAGCTTGCGCGCAGTTGGGGATTGGCGACCATCGGCATGAACTTCCGTTCGCCGTATTCGTGGTCGGGCATGCTCAAGCTGCGCCGGCTCGTCAAGGATCTGCGCATCCAGGTCATCGATGCGCACGGCACGTCGGACGCCAAGGCGACCGCGCTATGCCGCGACCTGTGCTCGCTGGTACGGACCTGGCACTTCGCCCGCCCTCTGGGCACCTGCTGGCGGCGACGGCTGGAATGGCGCCTGGGCTGCCACCGCGTCATCACCACCAGCCAGGGGGGCGCCCAGGATATCGTCACGGCGGGCTTTGCCGCGCAGGACCGTATCAGTGTCGTTGGGGAATGGGCCGACCATGGCTTTTTCGTGGGCGCGGACAAGCTGGAGCGGCGCCAGGCGGCCCGGCGCGAGTTGGGGCTGGATCCGGCCGCGTTCGTCGTCGCGACCATCGGCATGCTGCGCCCGGACAAACGCCAGGAGGACCTGCTGCGCGTGGTGCATCTGCTGCGCCAGCGTGGGTTGCCGGCGCACGCCCTGGTGGTGGGCATGCCGACACGCGGCACCATGGCGTATGGCCAGAAACTGCAAGAGCTGGTGGCGGAACTGGGAATCGGCGGGTGCGTGACATTCGCCGGACATCGCGAGGATATCGCCAGTGTCATCCATGCCGCCGACGCGGTGCTGGTGCCGTCCGTCAACGAGGCCTGGTCCCGCGTCGTGCCGGAAGCCTATGCGGCGCGTTGTCCGGTGGTCGCCAGCGCGGTCGGGGGATTGCCGGAGATCGTTCACCCTGGCAGCACGGGTTGGCTGGCGCCGGTGGGTGACATCGCCGGTTTTGCCGAACGACTGGCGTGGATCTGGTCGCATCCGGAGCAGGCCGCCCGCATTGCGGAGCAGGCGCGGGCGTTCGCCGACCGTCACCTGGTACTGTCCCAGAAGATGGCCGAGACGTTGAGCGCTTACGAGGCCGCGATGGACGAGGCGAGGATGGTCAGGAGCGGGGCGGTGGCAGCCTGA
- a CDS encoding glycosyltransferase family 9 protein, with the protein MSTAHSFQTGKLALVLSNRLGDTLYQMTLANNLRKAGRDLTVYGVHGHALREWFPDFDIQPLPADIDGLAGYDTIVQMDPDSPFDGLTRVCRRFLSTKEWGKIRAAPRRHASPNGILDEFRRFSVDAFGLTEWSDDNGLRAPARFKARLHDKRVILHPTSSEAERCWTPGKYVLVARRLRAMGYEPTFVLAPSERAFWRPLLEQAHAGLVEAPSIDGVAAQVYESGWFIGTDSGIGHLASCCGLPTVTIVDRPRNMPRWRPAWADNIIVKPWWLPLRTLRRKYWREATTVAAVMRCFGRMVHRQRR; encoded by the coding sequence GTGAGCACCGCTCATTCCTTCCAGACCGGCAAACTGGCGTTGGTCCTGTCCAATCGGCTGGGTGATACGTTATATCAGATGACCCTGGCCAACAATCTGCGCAAGGCCGGCCGCGACCTCACCGTGTATGGCGTGCACGGCCACGCCTTGCGGGAATGGTTTCCCGACTTCGATATCCAGCCCCTACCCGCGGACATCGACGGCCTGGCGGGATACGACACCATCGTGCAAATGGACCCGGACAGCCCATTCGACGGCCTGACCCGAGTCTGCAGGCGTTTTCTCAGCACCAAGGAATGGGGCAAGATCCGGGCGGCGCCGCGCAGGCATGCCTCGCCCAACGGCATCCTGGATGAATTCCGCCGGTTCTCGGTCGACGCCTTCGGCCTGACCGAATGGAGCGACGACAACGGACTGCGCGCGCCCGCGCGCTTCAAGGCCCGCCTGCACGACAAACGCGTAATCCTGCACCCCACCTCGAGCGAAGCGGAACGCTGCTGGACGCCGGGAAAATACGTCCTGGTCGCCCGTCGCCTGCGCGCCATGGGCTATGAACCCACCTTCGTGCTGGCGCCCTCTGAACGCGCGTTCTGGCGCCCGCTGCTGGAGCAGGCCCATGCCGGCCTGGTGGAAGCGCCCTCCATCGACGGTGTCGCCGCGCAAGTCTACGAGTCGGGCTGGTTCATCGGCACCGATTCCGGGATCGGCCACCTGGCCTCCTGTTGCGGCCTGCCGACGGTGACCATCGTCGACCGTCCCCGCAATATGCCGCGCTGGCGGCCGGCCTGGGCCGACAACATCATCGTCAAGCCGTGGTGGCTGCCCCTGCGGACCCTGCGCCGCAAATATTGGCGCGAGGCCACCACGGTGGCCGCGGTGATGCGTTGCTTCGGACGCATGGTGCATCGCCAACGCCGCTGA
- a CDS encoding acyltransferase family protein, translating into MLAYAPRPRASRPVQGAAVRNPAIDALRGLAILCVVLLHVQIHIPQEQSLLGKVLPPALFNLVFRSGYYGVIIFFVISGFLITRAALERWGSLEAVPWKPFLRRRIARIYPCLALLVLILAGLHWAEVPGFVVDNTSLARAAASALALHLNWLEAQVGYLPAAWNVLWSLSIEEAFYLAFPLICMLALAAGRRALIVALLLFVGLGPFARAAFSANEIWADHAYLSGMDGIAIGCLAALYAACPARCARHGRRLLLAGTALFSLVFLLRKTTHMLGLTGLGLNVTLLEIGVACLLIGWSRPRRAPRPNAIAAALRWAGQNSYEIYLTHMFPVLLLAAASCRNSGGVVSTWWRAGALTAASVLAILLSAMLGGLVARYYSTPMRHWLTRPAPR; encoded by the coding sequence ATGCTTGCCTACGCCCCACGGCCCAGGGCCTCGCGCCCCGTGCAGGGCGCCGCCGTCCGCAATCCCGCCATCGACGCCCTGCGTGGCCTGGCGATCCTGTGCGTCGTGCTGCTGCACGTGCAGATCCACATCCCGCAAGAACAGAGCCTGCTGGGAAAAGTGCTGCCGCCCGCCCTCTTCAACCTCGTCTTTCGCAGCGGCTACTACGGCGTCATCATTTTTTTCGTGATCTCGGGCTTTCTCATCACGCGCGCAGCCCTCGAGCGCTGGGGCAGCCTGGAAGCCGTCCCCTGGAAACCGTTCCTGCGACGCCGGATCGCCCGCATCTACCCCTGCCTGGCTTTGCTGGTATTGATACTGGCCGGCCTGCACTGGGCCGAGGTCCCCGGCTTCGTCGTCGACAACACCAGCCTCGCCCGGGCTGCGGCCAGCGCGCTGGCGCTGCATCTGAATTGGCTGGAAGCCCAGGTCGGCTACCTGCCCGCGGCCTGGAACGTGTTGTGGTCGCTGTCCATCGAAGAGGCGTTCTATCTGGCGTTTCCGCTGATCTGCATGCTGGCGCTGGCGGCGGGCCGGCGCGCACTGATCGTGGCGCTGCTGCTGTTCGTGGGGCTGGGTCCCTTCGCCCGGGCTGCCTTCAGCGCCAACGAAATCTGGGCCGACCACGCCTACCTGTCCGGCATGGACGGCATCGCCATCGGCTGCCTCGCGGCCTTGTACGCCGCCTGCCCCGCCCGCTGCGCGCGGCACGGCCGCAGGCTGCTGCTTGCCGGCACCGCGCTGTTCTCACTGGTGTTCCTGTTGCGCAAGACCACCCACATGCTGGGCCTGACGGGCCTGGGGCTGAACGTCACGCTGCTGGAGATCGGCGTGGCCTGCCTGCTGATAGGCTGGAGCCGTCCGCGGCGTGCGCCACGTCCCAACGCCATCGCCGCCGCGCTGCGCTGGGCCGGGCAAAACAGTTACGAGATCTACCTCACCCACATGTTCCCCGTGCTGCTGCTGGCGGCCGCATCGTGCCGCAATTCCGGCGGCGTCGTGTCGACCTGGTGGCGGGCGGGCGCGCTGACCGCGGCCAGCGTGCTGGCGATCCTGCTGTCGGCCATGCTGGGGGGATTGGTGGCGCGCTATTATTCGACGCCCATGCGCCACTGGCTGACCCGGCCCGCCCCACGATGA
- a CDS encoding pilus assembly protein TadG-related protein produces the protein MNARSKGRLKSEAQRGQALVSGLLLLAVAVASLAMLHGVGRVVEARMRLTHAADAAAYSGALAQARRLNLLAYANRTLVAHQVAMAHLVTLEASMAFTRTLAGQRRRNNPPVRLLATLFGRDVAAAYRAARAEPGTAVGLAQAYAEHDRVVHQVLAVGMASAVADLPATRARLMRLVLQDNHPTAPVPSIRMLSDGWPGYLERRDAMGHAGLRSAVEQAVQRYDFVGRRDGTRRNAVPAVAHCPQGHHTLRRRGATWLGADGRWGAVDTQSFHSLRFNRWAGCYLREYAMGWGAVLGDGSRAPSDLEHVENPPADFIAQDFWRWVRQSTTWDLHDGTGTPLANSYAVAQGQRWPGQGLPDYYELAHCCQTAPLRFAVAVKLDRNTAPKTAILGGLLLPGADAALTVTSAAETFFARPQARADGHTELATLFRPYWQARLSPVTSAEALLARAAP, from the coding sequence ATGAATGCTCGGTCAAAAGGCCGCCTGAAGTCCGAGGCACAGCGCGGCCAGGCGTTGGTATCGGGCCTGTTGCTGCTTGCCGTGGCCGTTGCGTCGCTGGCAATGCTGCATGGCGTGGGACGCGTGGTCGAGGCGCGGATGCGCCTGACGCACGCGGCGGACGCGGCTGCGTATAGCGGCGCGCTTGCGCAAGCCCGCCGATTGAATCTGCTGGCCTACGCAAACCGCACGCTGGTCGCCCACCAGGTCGCGATGGCACATCTGGTGACCCTGGAGGCATCGATGGCCTTCACGCGCACGCTTGCCGGGCAGCGCCGTCGCAACAACCCGCCGGTGCGGCTGCTCGCCACGCTGTTCGGTCGCGACGTGGCGGCGGCCTATCGCGCGGCGCGCGCCGAGCCAGGCACCGCCGTGGGGTTGGCGCAAGCCTATGCCGAACACGATCGTGTCGTGCACCAGGTGCTTGCGGTCGGCATGGCCTCGGCCGTGGCCGATCTTCCGGCCACGCGCGCGCGGCTCATGCGGCTTGTGCTGCAAGACAACCATCCCACGGCGCCCGTGCCATCCATTCGCATGCTCAGCGATGGCTGGCCGGGATACCTCGAGCGGCGCGATGCCATGGGCCACGCTGGCTTGCGTTCCGCTGTCGAGCAGGCTGTGCAGCGCTATGACTTTGTCGGGCGCCGCGACGGTACGCGCCGCAACGCCGTGCCGGCTGTCGCGCATTGCCCACAAGGACACCACACCTTGCGCCGCCGGGGCGCGACCTGGTTGGGAGCGGACGGACGCTGGGGCGCGGTGGATACGCAGTCGTTCCATTCGCTGCGCTTCAACCGTTGGGCGGGATGCTATCTGCGCGAGTACGCGATGGGCTGGGGCGCGGTGCTGGGCGACGGTTCCAGGGCTCCGTCCGACCTGGAGCACGTCGAGAATCCCCCGGCGGATTTCATTGCACAGGACTTCTGGCGTTGGGTACGGCAGTCCACCACATGGGACCTGCACGACGGCACGGGCACGCCGCTGGCCAATTCCTACGCGGTGGCGCAGGGGCAGCGCTGGCCTGGCCAGGGTTTGCCGGATTACTACGAGCTGGCCCACTGCTGCCAGACGGCGCCGCTGCGGTTTGCGGTGGCGGTCAAGCTGGACCGCAACACGGCGCCAAAGACGGCGATCCTGGGCGGTCTGCTCCTGCCTGGCGCCGATGCGGCATTGACGGTTACGAGCGCCGCCGAGACGTTCTTCGCGCGGCCACAGGCGCGTGCTGACGGGCACACCGAGCTGGCCACGTTGTTTCGCCCGTATTGGCAGGCGCGGTTGTCGCCCGTGACATCCGCGGAAGCGCTGCTGGCCAGGGCTGCGCCATGA
- a CDS encoding pilus assembly protein: protein MAEALLVLPGLALVLLAIGWLGWLQFSAQMLLQASRMTAMASAAGAPNPGQSGFRVQLEHVPLHSGADGFNHTLPQAEWLGGEARLVSATARGAVTGAGPWSVMTLQRRTSVALGAGHASNDADAGRRIAAATTTWRQFADRSQAVARAAGPVAAATDAPWRRAPLALDWLSAWADVVPADRLLPVAGAGQ, encoded by the coding sequence ATGGCTGAAGCGCTGCTTGTCCTGCCCGGGCTGGCCCTGGTTCTCCTGGCAATCGGCTGGTTGGGGTGGCTGCAGTTTTCCGCGCAAATGCTGCTCCAGGCCAGTCGCATGACCGCGATGGCGAGTGCGGCAGGCGCGCCGAATCCCGGTCAATCCGGATTCCGGGTGCAGCTGGAACATGTCCCATTGCATTCCGGCGCGGATGGCTTCAACCATACCCTGCCGCAAGCGGAGTGGCTCGGCGGAGAGGCGCGGCTGGTGTCCGCGACGGCCCGCGGCGCTGTGACCGGTGCAGGTCCCTGGAGCGTCATGACACTGCAGCGCCGCACAAGCGTTGCCTTGGGGGCCGGGCATGCGTCCAATGACGCGGACGCGGGCCGTCGCATCGCGGCGGCGACGACGACATGGAGACAGTTTGCTGATCGCTCACAGGCTGTCGCGCGCGCGGCCGGGCCGGTGGCTGCCGCTACCGATGCACCATGGCGCCGGGCGCCGCTTGCGCTGGACTGGCTGTCGGCATGGGCGGATGTGGTGCCGGCCGACAGGCTGCTGCCCGTCGCGGGGGCCGGCCAATGA